Proteins encoded together in one Apis cerana isolate GH-2021 linkage group LG4, AcerK_1.0, whole genome shotgun sequence window:
- the LOC107999044 gene encoding EGFR adapter protein isoform X6: MRRFTRRRKTLAAFSAIMGRLGKGSQSSTTRPIFRVQYRKLVDEYNSQQQEQLKFMPALPDYMSYCCCRCGHTQKLKAEELNTIVGNAFRMAYVAQLQRQPILQDVISPQSSPPYRKDKQENRSSWNKSLAGDSSIAGAGGVCRNSSSNSWLKSRTSPTSRTGSGSSAADMNVQLGSAGSPTLRLASVKTPNSIPGLRPTHNFTNVLGPITNEDEPKSISQQSTPSSDESNSPTELNSYKRLTDKPPLIKRLAMGLTGGRDVLGLNGEDDSCPLVSGSSTPTSPSNRPHSGGYINEAIIESEGTRPAYNKIPPSESLDNTINASITAKNFNIENNRIGHNSPSSGTETEFKSKRRSQISTSSSSVPADGSTHGSTPTPPPLPERTDSLNNRSEEAELRKAPWFQAGIPREITLEVLSQEPEGAFMVRESTSKPGCYALSLRVPREFQPSGIAHYLIMRTNKGYKIKGFTKEFTTLTALITHHSVMPELLPCPLSLSRYNPSFVKSDSNKDFADIDSDPDYNTLADFRKMMADLNV; this comes from the exons ATGAGGAGGTTCACACGCAGGCGCAAAACCCTGGCCGCATTCTCTGCGATTATGGGACGCCTTGGTAAAGGCTCGCAGAGCAGCACGACGAGGCCCATCTTCAGGGTACAGTATCGCAAACTCGTGGACGAGTACAACTCGCAGCAACAGGAACAGCTCAAGTTCATGCCAGCGTTACCCGATTACATGTCGTACTGCTGTTGCCGATGTGGTCACACTCAAAAACTCaaa GCGGAGGAGTTAAACACCATTGTCGGCAATGCTTTTCGTATGGCATACGTGGCGCAGCTTCAGCGCCAACCGATCCTTCAAGATGTGATCTCACCGCAATCATCGCCACCCTACCGAAAGGACAAACAGGAGAATCGATCTTCGTGG AACAAATCGCTGGCTGGCGACAGCTCGATCGCCGGCGCGGGAGGTGTTTGCAGGAATTCGTCTTCGAATTCGTGGCTAAAAAGTCGGACGTCGCCCACGTCCAGAACTGGAAGCGGCTCGTCTGCGGCGGACATGAACGTACAGCTCGGCAGCGCAGGCTCGCCCACGCTGCGACTCGCTAGCGTGAAG ACACCGAACTCGATCCCGGGTCTACGGCCGACGCACAACTTCACCAACGTTCTCGGCCCAATAACGAACGAGGATGAGCCAAAGAGTATCTCTCAGCAGAGCACACCGAGCAGCGATGAGAGCAACTCACCTACGGAGCTAAATTCGTACAAGAGACTAACGGACAAGCCGCCTCTGATAAAGCGGCTGGCGATGGGTTTGACAGGTGGACGTGACGTTCTTGGGTTGAACGGTGAGGATGACAGCTGCCCCCTCGTCAGTGGTAGCAGCACACCGACGAGCCCGTCAAACAGGCCGCATTCTGGGGGTTATATAAACGAGGCGATCATCGAGTCCGAGGGCACGAGGCCGGCGTACAACAAGATACCCCCATCTGAGAGTCTGGACAATACCATCAACGCCTCCATCACtgcgaaaaatttcaatattgagAACAACAG GATAGGACATAATTCTCCCAGCTCTGGCACGGAAACAGAATTCAAATCGAAGAGAAGATCTCAGATCAGTACCTCGAGCAGTTCGGTGCCCGCTGATGGAAGTACACATGGTTCCACGCCGACCCCACCACCTCTTCCTGAAAGAACGGATAGCCTTAACAACCGCAGTGAAGAAGCTGAACTACGAAAAGCTCCTTGGTTTCAAGCTGGAATACCAAG GGAAATAACGCTAGAAGTGTTGAGTCAGGAGCCGGAAGGAGCCTTCATGGTGCGAGAGAGTACCAGTAAACCCGGATGTTATGCCCTTTCGCTTCGAGTGCCGCGCGAATTCCAACCAAGCGGAATAGCCCATTATCTCATAATGCGTACGAACAAAGGCTACAAAATCAAG GGTTTTACAAAGGAATTCACGACACTGACTGCTCTAATTACTCACCACTCAGTGATGCCAGAATTACTACCATGTCCTTTGTCATTAAGTCGATACAACCCAAGCTTTGTGAAAAGCGATTCCAATAAAGACTTTGCGGACATCGATTCGGATCCCGATTACAATACCTTAGCCGACTTTCGCAAAATGATGGCTGACCTGAACGTCTAG
- the LOC107999078 gene encoding protein FAM162B: MFCTRLIRQFKYFKIRQLHSTFVKNESKPVTETSKVKTETPKTTNISQAEKEAIEFVSGESLYTLTNFDKRILVWVKRFPSMDKVPKQVSIRTIQLAHTKARIKVCFYMLAFAIIGSILAVMSGKRDVAAGKNLITERQKWYDKVKEKAQKEAEMAEKNEK; this comes from the exons atGTTTTGCACAAGATTGATAAGgcagtttaaatattttaaaataagacaaCTACATTcaacatttgttaaaaatgaaagtaaacCTGTTACTGAAACATCTAAAGTTAAAACTGAAACACCCAAAACTACTAATATATCACAAGCTGAAAAAGAAGCAATTGAATTTGTATcag gagAGTCTTTATATACTTTGACTAACtttgataaaagaatattagttTGGGTTAAACGTTTTCCTAGTATGGATAAAGTTCCAAAACAAGTAag TATACGAACTATACAGCTAGCTCATACTAAAGCCAGAATTAAAGTATGTTTTTACATGTTGGCTTTTGCGATAATTGGCTCTATTCTAGCTGTAATGAGTGGTAAAAGAGATGTTGCTgctggaaaaaatttaataacggaAAGACAAAAATGGTATGAtaaagtgaaagaaaaagcTCAAAAAGAAGCCGAAATGgctgaaaaaaatgaaaaataa
- the LOC107999035 gene encoding DDB1- and CUL4-associated factor 13 → MKVKILTRNPDEYLRETKRDIYKVPRNYDPALHPFEAAREYTRALNSVKLERVFAKPFVGCLEGHKDGVSNMCKHPFHLSTILSGAFDGEIRIWNLTQRKCIRSFLAHDGIIRGIAFNATGEQFITVGDDKTIKTWKSQKTSFGEEEEPINTIISKTVITGISHHRSQPIFATCGEVCHLWEETRNEPIRTLKWGIDTLYDIKYNPVQTNLFAACGSDRSIILYDARETGPLRKVFMRLRTNRLAWNPMEAITFTCANEDYNLYTYDIRKLKTPVNVHMDHVEAVIDVDYSPTGKEFVSGSYDKSIRIFEVNKGHSREVYHTKRMQRLTCMGWSLDNKYIISGSDEMNIRVWKARASEKLGVLKPREKAALNYSEALKEKFAAHPQLKRIARHRQIPKHIYNAKNELRTIREKTKRKESNRRTHSKPGTVPFISERKRHVAQQEI, encoded by the exons atgaagGTGAAAATTCTAACAAGAAATCCTGATGAATACTTAAGAGAAACAAAACGTGACATATATAAAG taCCTAGGAATTATGATCCAGCATTACATCCTTTTGAAGCAGCAAGAGAATATACTAGAGCTTTAAATTCAGTAAAATTAGAAAGAGTATTTGCAAAACCTTTTGTAGGATGTTTGGAAGGTCATAAAGATGGAGTATCCAATATGTGTAAGCATCCTTTCCATTTGTCTACTATACTTAGTGGAGCTTTTGATGGAGAAATAAGAATATGGAATCTTACACAAAGAAAATGTATACGTAGTTTTTTGGCCCATGATGGTATTATAAGAGGGATTGCATTTAATGCAACTGGTGAACAGTTCATTACTGTTGGTGatgataaaactattaaaacatGGAAATCACAAAAAACATCATTtggtgaagaagaagaacctataaatacaattattagtaag ACTGTAATAACTGGAATTTCTCATCATCGTTCTCAACCAATATTTGCAACTTGTGGTGAAGTATGTCATTTATGGGAAGAAACTCGTAATGAACCAATTCGTACATTAAAATGGGGTATTGAtactttatatgatattaaatataatcctgtccaaactaatttatttg ctgCTTGTGGAAGTGATcgtagtataattttatatgatgcCAGAGAAACAGGTCCTTTGAGAAAAGTTTTTATGAGATTAAGAACTAATAGATTGGCTTGGAATCCTATGGAAGCTATTACTTTCACATGTGCTAATGAAGATTATaa TTTATATACTTACGATATTCGTAAATTGAAAACACCAGTAAATGTGCATATGGATCATGTAGAAGCTGTAATTGATGTTGATTATTCACCAACTGGTAAAGAATTTGTATCTGGAAGTTACGATAAATCTATTCGCATTTTTGAAGTAAATAAGGGTCATTCTCGAGAAGTTTACCATACAAAACGTATGCAAAGATTAACTTGCATGGGATGGTCTCTTGATAACAAGTATATTATTAGTGGAAGcgatgaaatgaatattcgtGTTTGGAAAGCAAGGGCATCAGAAAAATTGGGTGtg TTAAAACCTAGAGAAAAGGCAGCATTAAATTATAGTGAAGCTTTGAAAGAAAAGTTTGCTGCACATCCTCAACTGAAGCGAATTGCCCGACATAGACAGATTCCAAAACATATTTACAATGCAAAGAATGAATTACGTACGATTCGAGAGAAGACTAAACGAaa ggAGTCTAATAGACGTACTCATTCTAAACCAGGAACTGTACCTTTCATTtcggaaagaaaaagacacgTTGCACagcaagaaatataa
- the LOC107999034 gene encoding protein MIX23, which translates to MATVSVGCGDFLEFQDALKKMRQLDDKIIYMLNTILPTESFKGQVDPTVKCKDLYEQIQSGHKTRELAITRCLNASKEKVKQLKTERDNGNESPQLLKALRKEQNTLRLLQSELNIEEVVKEHTIDVYYNKCRVFYKPPNIQI; encoded by the exons atggcaACCGTGAGTGTGGGATGTGGAGATTTTTTAGAGTTTCAg GATGCACTAAAAAAAATGCGGCAACTTGatgacaaaattatttatatgctaAATACTATACTTCCAACGGAATCATTTAAAGGACAAGTTGATCCTACTGTAAAATGCAAAGATTTATATGAACAAATTCAATCAGGCCATAAAACAAGAGAATTAGCTATTACAAGGTGTCTAAATGcatcaaaagaaaaagtgaaacAATTAAAGACTGAAAGAGATAATGGTAATGAGAGTCCACAACTTCTTAAAGCATTAAGAAAAGAACAAAACACTCTTCGTTTATTACAATCAGAATTGAATATAGAAGAAGTTGTAAAGGAACACACAAttgatgtttattataataaatgtcgtgttttttataaaccaccaaatatacaaatttaa
- the LOC107999044 gene encoding EGFR adapter protein isoform X7, producing the protein MAHALRRISYATCEPQHAQFSFLAREPRAHFSIQYCHSFITESAEQAEELNTIVGNAFRMAYVAQLQRQPILQDVISPQSSPPYRKDKQENRSSWNKSLAGDSSIAGAGGVCRNSSSNSWLKSRTSPTSRTGSGSSAADMNVQLGSAGSPTLRLASVKTPNSIPGLRPTHNFTNVLGPITNEDEPKSISQQSTPSSDESNSPTELNSYKRLTDKPPLIKRLAMGLTGGRDVLGLNGEDDSCPLVSGSSTPTSPSNRPHSGGYINEAIIESEGTRPAYNKIPPSESLDNTINASITAKNFNIENNRIGHNSPSSGTETEFKSKRRSQISTSSSSVPADGSTHGSTPTPPPLPERTDSLNNRSEEAELRKAPWFQAGIPREITLEVLSQEPEGAFMVRESTSKPGCYALSLRVPREFQPSGIAHYLIMRTNKGYKIKGFTKEFTTLTALITHHSVMPELLPCPLSLSRYNPSFVKSDSNKDFADIDSDPDYNTLADFRKMMADLNV; encoded by the exons GCGGAGGAGTTAAACACCATTGTCGGCAATGCTTTTCGTATGGCATACGTGGCGCAGCTTCAGCGCCAACCGATCCTTCAAGATGTGATCTCACCGCAATCATCGCCACCCTACCGAAAGGACAAACAGGAGAATCGATCTTCGTGG AACAAATCGCTGGCTGGCGACAGCTCGATCGCCGGCGCGGGAGGTGTTTGCAGGAATTCGTCTTCGAATTCGTGGCTAAAAAGTCGGACGTCGCCCACGTCCAGAACTGGAAGCGGCTCGTCTGCGGCGGACATGAACGTACAGCTCGGCAGCGCAGGCTCGCCCACGCTGCGACTCGCTAGCGTGAAG ACACCGAACTCGATCCCGGGTCTACGGCCGACGCACAACTTCACCAACGTTCTCGGCCCAATAACGAACGAGGATGAGCCAAAGAGTATCTCTCAGCAGAGCACACCGAGCAGCGATGAGAGCAACTCACCTACGGAGCTAAATTCGTACAAGAGACTAACGGACAAGCCGCCTCTGATAAAGCGGCTGGCGATGGGTTTGACAGGTGGACGTGACGTTCTTGGGTTGAACGGTGAGGATGACAGCTGCCCCCTCGTCAGTGGTAGCAGCACACCGACGAGCCCGTCAAACAGGCCGCATTCTGGGGGTTATATAAACGAGGCGATCATCGAGTCCGAGGGCACGAGGCCGGCGTACAACAAGATACCCCCATCTGAGAGTCTGGACAATACCATCAACGCCTCCATCACtgcgaaaaatttcaatattgagAACAACAG GATAGGACATAATTCTCCCAGCTCTGGCACGGAAACAGAATTCAAATCGAAGAGAAGATCTCAGATCAGTACCTCGAGCAGTTCGGTGCCCGCTGATGGAAGTACACATGGTTCCACGCCGACCCCACCACCTCTTCCTGAAAGAACGGATAGCCTTAACAACCGCAGTGAAGAAGCTGAACTACGAAAAGCTCCTTGGTTTCAAGCTGGAATACCAAG GGAAATAACGCTAGAAGTGTTGAGTCAGGAGCCGGAAGGAGCCTTCATGGTGCGAGAGAGTACCAGTAAACCCGGATGTTATGCCCTTTCGCTTCGAGTGCCGCGCGAATTCCAACCAAGCGGAATAGCCCATTATCTCATAATGCGTACGAACAAAGGCTACAAAATCAAG GGTTTTACAAAGGAATTCACGACACTGACTGCTCTAATTACTCACCACTCAGTGATGCCAGAATTACTACCATGTCCTTTGTCATTAAGTCGATACAACCCAAGCTTTGTGAAAAGCGATTCCAATAAAGACTTTGCGGACATCGATTCGGATCCCGATTACAATACCTTAGCCGACTTTCGCAAAATGATGGCTGACCTGAACGTCTAG